A genomic segment from Vidua macroura isolate BioBank_ID:100142 chromosome Z, ASM2450914v1, whole genome shotgun sequence encodes:
- the LOC128822447 gene encoding C-type lectin domain family 2 member B-like, with translation MEEMRVYSGFLGMERNKRAGHSMEMKPEARVACQVMLAVLFTALFITAITFAVQAFQPHAQPCFQCPFDWIRYRGKCYYFSEVEGNWTSSQDNCSALGASLAMLDSMEDLSFVMRYKGISEHWIGLLREDEDQPWQWVNRSPLSHLFRIHGSGLCAYLDDNGLNSSHCSTEKSWICNKHELQSSGKGNRMRRPPNLCVSSLGAAGRPSHSQISGAP, from the exons ATGGAGGAAATGAGAGTTTATTCCGGATTTTTGGGCATGGAAAGGAACAAGCGGGCAG GTCACAGCATGGAGATGAAGCCCGAGGCACGTGTCGCCTGCCAGGTAATGCTGGCAGTGCTTTTCACAGCTCTGTTCATCACAGCCATCACTTTTGCAG TGCAAGCTTTTCAGCCTCATGCCCAGCCCTGCTTTCAGTGTCCCTTTGACTGGATCAGGTACAGAGGAAAATGCTACTATTTTTCTGAGGTTGAGGGGAACTGGACATCCAGCCAGGACAACTGCTCAGCTCTTGGTGCTTCCTTGGCCATGCTGGACAGCATGGAGGACTTG aGCTTTGTGATGAGATACAAAGGCATCTCAGAGCATTGGATTGGCCTTTTGCGGGAGGATGAGGACCAGCCGTGGCAATGGGTGAACCGCTCACCTCTATCTCACCT GTTTCGGATCCATGGTAGTGGGCTCTGTGCTTACCTGGATGACAACGGGCTCAACTCctcccactgcagcacagagaagagCTGGATTTGTAATAAACatgagctgcagagctcaggcaaGGGCAACAGGATGAGACGGCCTCCAAACCTCTGTGTCAGCTCCttgggtgctgcagggaggcCTTCTCACTCCCAGATATCTGGTGCACCATAG
- the LOC128822446 gene encoding butyrophilin subfamily 1 member A1-like isoform X2 — MAFFLKPRPCTWDLALDYHTAKQFEVDVTLDPATVGPEVILSEDLKEATWGRPRCQWPEGPGRFDTDPCMLGSKGFTSGRHYWEVEANGRFWAVGVARESVQRKGRVLFKPNTEIWGLQKYDELCVALTAPSNTSVPLLNGEIGVFLDYEVGQVSFYAVSSRQRIFTFPVASFSGERVFPYFCVLLSTIKLSPKG; from the exons ATGGCTTTCTTCCTCAAACCACGGCCATGCACGTGGGACCTTGCCCTGGACTACCACACCGCTAAACAGTTTGAAG tggATGTAACCCTGGATCCAGCCACAGTGGGTCCAGAAGTGATCCTCTCTGAGGACCTCAAAGAAGCCACCTGGGGTAGACCTCGATGCCAGTGGCCTGAGGGTCCAGGCCGGTTCGACACAGACCCCTGCATGCTGGGCAGCAAGGGCTTCACCTCGGGCCGTCACTACTGGGAGGTGGAGGCCAATGGGCGCTTCTGGGCTGTGGGCGTGGCCCGTGAGTCAGTTCAGAGGAAAGGCCGGGTCCTCTTCAAGCCCAACACTGAAATTTGGGGCTTGCAGAAGTATGATGAGCTCTGCGTTGCTCTCACAGCTCCATCCAACACCTCTGTCCCACTCCTCAATGGGGAGATTGGGGTCTTCCTGGACTACGAGGTGGGACAGGTCTCTTTCTACGCTGTCAGCAGCCGCCAACGCATCTTCACTTTTCCTGTGGCCTCCTTCAGTGGGGAGAGAGTCTTCCCCTACTTTTGTGTGCTCCTCTCAACCATTAAACTGTCCCCCAAAGGCTGA
- the LOC128822446 gene encoding butyrophilin subfamily 1 member A1-like isoform X1, producing MEENHLEEAYNSTSNSKENTKKSGREDSEGAMAFFLKPRPCTWDLALDYHTAKQFEVDVTLDPATVGPEVILSEDLKEATWGRPRCQWPEGPGRFDTDPCMLGSKGFTSGRHYWEVEANGRFWAVGVARESVQRKGRVLFKPNTEIWGLQKYDELCVALTAPSNTSVPLLNGEIGVFLDYEVGQVSFYAVSSRQRIFTFPVASFSGERVFPYFCVLLSTIKLSPKG from the exons ATGGAAGAAAACCATCTGGAGGAAGCCTATAACAGCACCAGCAACAGCAAGGAAAACACCAAGAAG TCAGGAAGAGAGGACTCTGAGGGTGCAATGGCTTTCTTCCTCAAACCACGGCCATGCACGTGGGACCTTGCCCTGGACTACCACACCGCTAAACAGTTTGAAG tggATGTAACCCTGGATCCAGCCACAGTGGGTCCAGAAGTGATCCTCTCTGAGGACCTCAAAGAAGCCACCTGGGGTAGACCTCGATGCCAGTGGCCTGAGGGTCCAGGCCGGTTCGACACAGACCCCTGCATGCTGGGCAGCAAGGGCTTCACCTCGGGCCGTCACTACTGGGAGGTGGAGGCCAATGGGCGCTTCTGGGCTGTGGGCGTGGCCCGTGAGTCAGTTCAGAGGAAAGGCCGGGTCCTCTTCAAGCCCAACACTGAAATTTGGGGCTTGCAGAAGTATGATGAGCTCTGCGTTGCTCTCACAGCTCCATCCAACACCTCTGTCCCACTCCTCAATGGGGAGATTGGGGTCTTCCTGGACTACGAGGTGGGACAGGTCTCTTTCTACGCTGTCAGCAGCCGCCAACGCATCTTCACTTTTCCTGTGGCCTCCTTCAGTGGGGAGAGAGTCTTCCCCTACTTTTGTGTGCTCCTCTCAACCATTAAACTGTCCCCCAAAGGCTGA
- the LOC128822443 gene encoding uncharacterized protein LOC128822443 isoform X3: protein MGEPPEAMVIKTFGGLDETCEPLLKKHMGSYPRGILAPCKDLHPVGVVGADPGQMSEAERRRIEADFERLRRLLAEQKRTVLGRLAELDHTFAATHAEKSLRVTEGVAQLHRLIGQLEARCLPQVSLHKASMASAPTGSWPTWWWPCRRWLCSWCRICATGTNDPSLSSVTVMESLSAPPAPSIAPTLPCCSKRPLAATGSSSKLP from the exons ATGGGTGAGCCACCAGAGGCTATGGTCATAAAGACTTTTGGAGGACTGGATGAGACCTGTGAG cccCTCTTGAAGAAACACATGGGATCATATCCAAGAGGCATCCTGGCGCCCTGCAAAGATCTACATCCAGTTGGAGTGGTTGGTGCAGATCCTGGGCAG ATGAGTGAAGCCGAGCGGCGCCGCATTGAGGCTGACTTTGAGCGGCTGCGCCGGCTGCTAGCGGAGCAGAAGCGCACCGTGCTGGGGCGGCTGGCTGAGCTGGACCACACCTTCGCAGCTACCCACGCCGAAAAATCATTGCGGGTGACCGAGGGGGTTGCACAGCTCCACAGACTCATCGGGCAGCTAGAGGCCAGGTGCTTGCCCCAG gtcagccttcacaaggcatcaatGGCTTCCGCCCCAACCGGCAGTTGGCCAACGTGGTGGTGGCCGTGCAGGAGGTGGCTCTGCAGCTGGTGCAGGATCTGTGCCACAGGCACCAACGACCCCTCACTCTCTTCTGTCACAGTGATGGAGTCCTTATCTGCACCACCTGCGCCAAGCATTGCGCCAACTCTGCCGTGCTGCTCGAAGAGGCCGCTTGCTGCTACAGG aagCAGTTCGAAGCTTCCCTAA
- the LOC128822443 gene encoding uncharacterized protein LOC128822443 isoform X1, with product MGEPPEAMVIKTFGGLDETCEPLLKKHMGSYPRGILAPCKDLHPVGVVGADPGQMSEAERRRIEADFERLRRLLAEQKRTVLGRLAELDHTFAATHAEKSLRVTEGVAQLHRLIGQLEARCLPQVSLHKASMASAPTGSWPTWWWPCRRWLCSWCRICATGTNDPSLSSVTVMESLSAPPAPSIAPTLPCCSKRPLAATGGPWRDGISQPIWETCSTQEYKPLFPAEAVRSFPKNPARGGQAMCWAD from the exons ATGGGTGAGCCACCAGAGGCTATGGTCATAAAGACTTTTGGAGGACTGGATGAGACCTGTGAG cccCTCTTGAAGAAACACATGGGATCATATCCAAGAGGCATCCTGGCGCCCTGCAAAGATCTACATCCAGTTGGAGTGGTTGGTGCAGATCCTGGGCAG ATGAGTGAAGCCGAGCGGCGCCGCATTGAGGCTGACTTTGAGCGGCTGCGCCGGCTGCTAGCGGAGCAGAAGCGCACCGTGCTGGGGCGGCTGGCTGAGCTGGACCACACCTTCGCAGCTACCCACGCCGAAAAATCATTGCGGGTGACCGAGGGGGTTGCACAGCTCCACAGACTCATCGGGCAGCTAGAGGCCAGGTGCTTGCCCCAG gtcagccttcacaaggcatcaatGGCTTCCGCCCCAACCGGCAGTTGGCCAACGTGGTGGTGGCCGTGCAGGAGGTGGCTCTGCAGCTGGTGCAGGATCTGTGCCACAGGCACCAACGACCCCTCACTCTCTTCTGTCACAGTGATGGAGTCCTTATCTGCACCACCTGCGCCAAGCATTGCGCCAACTCTGCCGTGCTGCTCGAAGAGGCCGCTTGCTGCTACAGG GGGACCTTGGAGAGATGGGATATCCCAGCCTATCTGGGAGACCTGTAGTACCCAG gagtataaaccccttttccctgcagaagCAGTTCGAAGCTTCCCTAAAAACCCTGCAAGAGGAGGACAAGCGATGTGCTGGGCTGACTGA
- the LOC128822443 gene encoding uncharacterized protein LOC128822443 isoform X2 produces the protein MGEPPEAMVIKTFGGLDETCEPLLKKHMGSYPRGILAPCKDLHPVGVVGADPGQMSEAERRRIEADFERLRRLLAEQKRTVLGRLAELDHTFAATHAEKSLRVTEGVAQLHRLIGQLEARCLPQVSLHKASMASAPTGSWPTWWWPCRRWLCSWCRICATGTNDPSLSSVTVMESLSAPPAPSIAPTLPCCSKRPLAATGSINPFSLQKQFEASLKTLQEEDKRCAGLTEAAKETRQEMLT, from the exons ATGGGTGAGCCACCAGAGGCTATGGTCATAAAGACTTTTGGAGGACTGGATGAGACCTGTGAG cccCTCTTGAAGAAACACATGGGATCATATCCAAGAGGCATCCTGGCGCCCTGCAAAGATCTACATCCAGTTGGAGTGGTTGGTGCAGATCCTGGGCAG ATGAGTGAAGCCGAGCGGCGCCGCATTGAGGCTGACTTTGAGCGGCTGCGCCGGCTGCTAGCGGAGCAGAAGCGCACCGTGCTGGGGCGGCTGGCTGAGCTGGACCACACCTTCGCAGCTACCCACGCCGAAAAATCATTGCGGGTGACCGAGGGGGTTGCACAGCTCCACAGACTCATCGGGCAGCTAGAGGCCAGGTGCTTGCCCCAG gtcagccttcacaaggcatcaatGGCTTCCGCCCCAACCGGCAGTTGGCCAACGTGGTGGTGGCCGTGCAGGAGGTGGCTCTGCAGCTGGTGCAGGATCTGTGCCACAGGCACCAACGACCCCTCACTCTCTTCTGTCACAGTGATGGAGTCCTTATCTGCACCACCTGCGCCAAGCATTGCGCCAACTCTGCCGTGCTGCTCGAAGAGGCCGCTTGCTGCTACAGG gagtataaaccccttttccctgcagaagCAGTTCGAAGCTTCCCTAAAAACCCTGCAAGAGGAGGACAAGCGATGTGCTGGGCTGACTGAGGCAGCAAAGGAGACAAGACAGGAGATGCTG ACTTGA
- the LOC128822443 gene encoding E3 ubiquitin-protein ligase TRIM11-like isoform X5: MGEPPEAMVIKTFGGLDETCEPLLKKHMGSYPRGILAPCKDLHPVGVVGADPGQMSEAERRRIEADFERLRRLLAEQKRTVLGRLAELDHTFAATHAEKSLRVTEGVAQLHRLIGQLEARCLPQDVGSIISRPQLPLPVFPSVRKSPLALARGAVP, encoded by the exons ATGGGTGAGCCACCAGAGGCTATGGTCATAAAGACTTTTGGAGGACTGGATGAGACCTGTGAG cccCTCTTGAAGAAACACATGGGATCATATCCAAGAGGCATCCTGGCGCCCTGCAAAGATCTACATCCAGTTGGAGTGGTTGGTGCAGATCCTGGGCAG ATGAGTGAAGCCGAGCGGCGCCGCATTGAGGCTGACTTTGAGCGGCTGCGCCGGCTGCTAGCGGAGCAGAAGCGCACCGTGCTGGGGCGGCTGGCTGAGCTGGACCACACCTTCGCAGCTACCCACGCCGAAAAATCATTGCGGGTGACCGAGGGGGTTGCACAGCTCCACAGACTCATCGGGCAGCTAGAGGCCAGGTGCTTGCCCCAG gatgTCGGGAGCATCATAAGCAG GCCTCAGCTGCCGCTGCCTGTGTTCCCATCTGTCCGTAAATCCCCGCTGGCGTTGGCCCGAGGGGCTGTTCCATGA
- the LOC128822443 gene encoding uncharacterized protein LOC128822443 isoform X4 produces MGEPPEAMVIKTFGGLDETCEPLLKKHMGSYPRGILAPCKDLHPVGVVGADPGQMSEAERRRIEADFERLRRLLAEQKRTVLGRLAELDHTFAATHAEKSLRVTEGVAQLHRLIGQLEARCLPQDVGSIISSSFGDTCQRRQSPPGTASSDWQPGCGPSAAAPPVPRRSFWSLGSDQSGSHRTTDSVRLL; encoded by the exons ATGGGTGAGCCACCAGAGGCTATGGTCATAAAGACTTTTGGAGGACTGGATGAGACCTGTGAG cccCTCTTGAAGAAACACATGGGATCATATCCAAGAGGCATCCTGGCGCCCTGCAAAGATCTACATCCAGTTGGAGTGGTTGGTGCAGATCCTGGGCAG ATGAGTGAAGCCGAGCGGCGCCGCATTGAGGCTGACTTTGAGCGGCTGCGCCGGCTGCTAGCGGAGCAGAAGCGCACCGTGCTGGGGCGGCTGGCTGAGCTGGACCACACCTTCGCAGCTACCCACGCCGAAAAATCATTGCGGGTGACCGAGGGGGTTGCACAGCTCCACAGACTCATCGGGCAGCTAGAGGCCAGGTGCTTGCCCCAG gatgTCGGGAGCATCATAAGCAG CTCTTTTGGCGACACCTGTCAGAGGCGACAGTCACCTCCCGGAACGGCTTCTAGTGACTGGCAGCCGGGGTGCGGCCCCTctgccgccgccccgcccgtACCGCGGCGCAGTTTCTGGAGCCTGGGTAGCGACCAGAGCGGCTCGCACCGCACCACCGACTCGGTGCGCCTCTTGTAG